TTAAAACAGGTTACTTCTGACTGATCTCTTTAACATTTAGTATCTTTGCTTATGTTCTTTTTCTCAACTACGACTTTCTCTCATAGTTATGCTTCAAAATTGCAGTAGGAAATATGATACACCTTATTGTGGAAGCCTGTATAGCCAGGAACTTAGTTGATACATCTGCTTATTTCTGGCCTGGCTACGTGGTTGCACTTGAAGAATCCTCTCAAGCCCAGGAATCTCCATGGTCATCTTTAATAGAAGGGTCTCCACTCATGGAACTCAAGGATGCACTTATGGTTACACCTGCTTCGAGGTGATAAATCATGTGACAGGACTAATTTAAGTGCTCTTTTTAGGCTTTATGTATGTTCACAAGCTTGATTTAATGgtgttttttattttgtttttataGTGTAGCAGAGTTGGAGAAATTGTACTCTTTTGCACTAAGTGGGTCAGAGGAGGAGAAGTTGGTGGCTTCAAAGGTTTTGTGTGGGGCATCACTTCTTCGTGGTTGGAACATTCAGGTATTGTTCAGTTTAAAAGAACTATATTGCAGCAATGTGAAAGAATGTCAGTTACAACTGTTTCTATCTTTTCTAGGGTCTTCTACAGATTATCTTAATCGTGCTGTATGAGTTACTTTCATTGCCTATCTAACATTTTTGCTTGCAAATCTTTTTGCTGCTTAGGAACATGTTGTTCAAATGGTGCTTAAGTTGTTATCGACATTCCTCCCTTTGGATTCCAGATCAGATGAGCGATATTTACAGCACATGCCTATGCTGCACGCTCTCATATTAGGAATTTCTTCTGTTGATGCTGTTCATATTCTCTCAATGTATGGCCTGGTAAGAAACAATGTAGCTTGGATAGAAATCTTGTTCAGCTCTATTCCTTTTGCCTTAGGCATGTACAACACAGGATGCTGATAAAGTTTCAGATGAAACCAAGAATAAGCTAGAATTATCCTCGTTTATTGAGAGTATAATTAAGTGCTTTTTTTTGAACAAATCATGTGTTCCATATATGGTCCTTGCTACGTACACCTCTTACCTCTAAGGAGGTAAGATTTGAATCAAATCTGGACTTTTGGATATAAAGAGAAAAAATCAATTAGAAAATGAAAAATTAGTAATAACTCACTTCTCCCCAACTTACcggtcatgcatgcatgcagttaATATCGTTAGCATTATTTTGGGCCCTGTCCATGGCCACGCCGGCTGCGCTGATCACATGACCCAAATAGGACTCTTGTTCCTCCCCGAAAACACATTTAGATTGCTTGAGGAAGAGGTTGTTGCTGCGTAGGACCATGAGGACGACACGAAGATGGTGGAGGTGCTCCGACCATGTCTTGCTATAGATTAGTATATCATCAAAAAAGACAAGTACAGAACGACGCAAGAAGGGGTGCATGACCTCATTCATCAGCGCCTGGAATGTCGAGGGCGCATTTGTGAGGAACTAGAAGTGACCATGGTGTGTCTGAAACACCATCTTGGCAACGTCATCAGGATGCATGCGCACCTGGTGATAGCCACTCCGGAGGTCTAGCTTGGTGAAATACTTGGCACCCTTGAGTTCATCTAGAAGCTCATCCACTACTGGGATGGGGAAGACATCACGAACCGTCTTCACATTGAGAGCCTGGTAGTCGACGCAGAATCTCCAGGAGCCGTCCTTCTTGCGGACGAGCAGCACGGGTGAAGAGAACGCCGATGTGCTGGCCCTGATGATCCCTAGGTTGAGCATCTTCGTGCACTGGCGCTTGATCTCATCCTTGAGCAGCTGTGGGTATCGGTATGGGCAGACCACAATCGGCGGCATCTCGAGAAGCAAGTGAATGCGGTGGTCGAACGATCGTTGTGGTGGAAGCCCGGTAGGTGCTGCAAAGACGTCGCTGAATTCTGCAAGGAGTAGGGACAACAGGTCCCTGGTGGCCAACAGGGACAATTCTGCGTTTGGCATTGCCCCGACACCATACCACTTGACACGATGATCTGTGCGCCAGAAGGACATGGAGTTGGTGGTGAAATCCTAGATAATTGGCCCGAGGGTACGGAGTCATTGACAACCGAGGATGAGCTTATAGCCTTGCAATGGGATGATGTAGATGTCCACCGCGAATAATTCGTCGCCGATCCAGATAGGTGTCGCAGGGCATATGCCGGAGGTGGGAACGCGCTCGCCGTTCGCCACGCCTACTGTCATGCCCGGTTGGGGTGAAGGAGTCAGCCCCAGGCAGGCCGTCGTTGCTGTCGCCATGAAGCAATGTGTAGACCCGGAATCAACCAAGGCGGGCATTGTGGCATCTGCGATGGTAGTGTTCAGCTGGATGGTACCGCCGGACTTGATGCCGGACATGGTAAGGAGGGAAATCTATGGCTCCTCATCGGCATCTTCTTCTGCAGCGTCGCCGTCGATCTCTAGGAAGTAGATGCCCTTCATGGAGCACTCCTTATGATGGCCTAGGGTGAATTTTTCGGGCAATTGAAGCATCTCCCCTTCACTCGATGCTGCGCCATCTCCTAGGGCGATAGGCGCGTGAACCGAGCGTCGCGGGGCAGCGCTTTGACAGGTGCGCCCGGCGTCACTGGCAATGTGCCGGTACTTTAGGACACGGCAGGTGGCGTCCTGGGCGATGACGACATGAAGCGTCCCGCTGCACGCGACGGAGTGCGGGCCGGGACCAAGGCGCAAGAGCTCTCGTCGTCGATGGCGAGGCGTCGCTCGTACACCCGCGCCAGGGCCATGGCGTCCTTGAACGACTCCGGCTTCTGCATCTCCACATCGGTGCGCATGGGATTGCCGAGCCTTGCCGTGAATATGTCAATTTGCTGCGGTTCCGTGAGTCCGTCGCATCTGGCGAGCAACTTGAGGAATTGATCCTAATATTCATCCACTGAACCTGTGCGCCGGAGGTGAGTCAATTCGCCGAGAGGGTTGCTGCGGACTGGAGGCCCGAAATGCTTGTTGACGCCCTCAACGAATTTGTCCCATGTTGGAGCGCCACCGCTGTTCTTCTCGAGCCGGTAATACCACTGCTGCGCAGCCCCCTCCATGTAGAAGGACGCTGTCCAGACCTTTCGATCCTCTGGAGTGCCCTGGGAGCAGAAGAATTGCTCCACCTTGTGCAGCCAACCCAGCGGATCTTCAGCACCATCATACTTGGGAAATCTGAGCTTGTGGACAGCGGCAGGGCCCTTGGAACCGGAGCTAGATGATCCGTCGGAGGAGAACGCGCCCTTCCGCTCCAGAACCTGCATCTGGACATTGTTGATGGAGGACTGCAGGCGGCCCTGTTCCTGATGGATGGACGCCACCTCTGTGTTGATCTTCTTCCCGATGTCATTCATCTTGGCGATCATCCTGTCGATTGCCTCCTGGAACTTGTCCTCGGTGATGAAGTTGTTGTCGCCCATGGCGGCAGGGGAGCGATGGGTTTAGCGGCGCGCAGGGGAAAttggggcgaggtggagcaGCGATTGGCAGCAGGCAGAAAACCGAGAATGGTCCCGTCTGATACCAGAGTTGATATGGCTATATTATTGGCTGATGAACATGATAGCAGATTGATAAGGATCTGCTCGCCCTCCCTAGGAGGCTCTGAGCTTTAGGCTTATCTTTCTGCTTGATTACAATCTAATGCGCCAGGACTCTTATATAATGAGCCGGCCAAACAAATCCCAACTAACtgcaactctatctctaatctgaATCTAAAATAACTAGCTAGTATCTCCTGGAGGAGCTGGACCCTTGTGCCTGTGGTGGAACTTCTTGCCAAAGAAGTTGTCCACAACAGCTTGTTCTTGGCATAGCCAACTCTGTTCGCGCAGCTGGTGGTCCGGGATGCCTAACAGGATCCCTGACATCCATGGACAGAAGGAAAGACTGGATCAGCCATCTCCTATAAATAGGAACAAATAGATATCTGTGCAAACTCTTGTAACCTTTCTTTGTTGCTTTACTGTTGCAACCTGCTTGGCACGTTTTTTTTTCCAGCAAAGTTGGACATGTCATGTAGAAAACTCACGTTACAGAAAAAACCATCaccatgtcactctaatttcaGATTTAAAAACACCTTACAAAATCCCACGTGATATGCACCATGTCACATAATGTTATGTGAAGTATGGAAGAGGATCATGTACATCACATTGCATGATGTTAGATCTAATTGAAGATATTTTGCCTATTTCCCTATtcttcaaaattaaaaattatataaatatatttttctcCTATTACCTCCTAGTAGGTAATATGTGATAATAACTATCCATATCGACCTAAATGGACGATCCAGTCAGGCATGGGTGTTATATAAAATAAGTATTGATAGAACTTTGTCAGATCCATAGTGCATCGTGCATATTTTCTAATGTGAAAATGGTGTTTGCATGCCTTGCAACTCTACTTTTGGGAAGTTTTTAGTATATTCTCACAGTTTTAGTGCTTGTTTCCTCATTGGATTTCCTCACCACATTTACACGGATAAAGAAAATTTCCTTCTTCTGAATGGTAAATGATTTACATTATTGGGTGACAAGTATGCTGTATGAACCTATTGTCGGTTTATGATACCATCCTTGTGACATGACATTTTGCAGGTGCCAGAAGTAGCAGCCATGTTAATGCCTCTCTGTGAGATTTTTGGATCCTTACCTGCATCTGGTCATAGGAGTTGTAATTTTGAAGAGGCTTCTGTGTACTCAGTATTCTCATGTGCTTTCCTTTCCCTGCTTCGCTTGTGGAAATTTCATAGACCCCCTATTGAGAATGCTTTATCAAGACGTGGAGTCTCTGTTTGGTCAGAGCCCCGTTTAGATTTTCTCTTATTATTACGTAATAGTCGTTCTGCTTTGAAAAATCTATCTAATGTTAGTAAGTCAAGCATATTTCAATTAGATCCATCGTTGCAAAAGCCAGTATATATCGACTCATTTCCAAAGCTAAGGGCATGGTACCTCCAGAACCAGGCTTGCATAGCCTCTACTCTTTCTAGTGCTTACAACAGGACAAATGTCCTCCAAGTGGCAAACATTATACTGAAAATTATATGCCGTAAAATTTCAAAAGGTGGCGTCCTGTCTGTAAATCCTCAGTCAACATCAAATTCCAGTATGAGTAGTCCACTTCCAGGGGTACAGGAAGATGAGTGCCAGTGGCCAACTGTTCCTGCATGGGAAGTTCTGGAAGCTGTCCCTTTTGTGCTTGAGGCTGTATTAACTGCATGCGCTCATGGGAGGCTTTCATCCCGTGATTTGGTTACAGGTTATACCTCTGACTAGTACTTCCATTTGTCCTAGTATTGCTCAACAAACTAAATGTTCCTTGCGATCTGGACACTTTTTAATTTCCCCCAATCATAGAATTAAAATTTCATACAATTCTCTCTACTATTTCAATTATTTACCACTTTGGAAGATAAGACCAAATTGTtacaaaagaacaaaaaaaaaggggaacATTTGAAGGTACATTTGCATTTTTTTAGGTCTAGCACATAATTTCAATGGTGAAATCAGTTTCTAAGAAGTGCCACTCACCTTATGTAACCACTTGCTATATAGTTAGCATGAAGCATGTCAGCTCTGCTAGTAAGGTTGAGTTAAATCGTGGAAGGTGCTGAAGGTCATGGTTGCCCCTCAAACAGTTCTCGCTCCTCCAGCAGTGGTCATGGTTGCAGGATCTTGCCTGCTTGCTTAACGCACTGCCTTGCCTGCTTGCTTCAAGCTTGTGGGCAGAACCccttgcttagaataagtgtgGCAGCTGAGTGACACCCAGCACCAAGCCTTAGCCAGCATCATCACCACTTCTTAGAAGGTTAAATACTTTGTGAACATAGGGGCAACTGCCTACCCACACTCTCAGCCATCAGATCGGCACCGGAGGGCTGAGGTTGAGCCACGTCACTTCAGCCCACAGGTGACGTGGCTCAATCTCAGCCCTCCAGTGCCGATCCGATGGCTCAGAGTGTGCCACGTCATAAGGTGGGCAGCTAGCCCATAAAATCCACTTTCCTTCTTAGAATACTGCTTGAATCTCAAAGTTGCTTATGTATCTTGACCATTATATGTTTGTAGGTAAGAGGTTTACTAATTGTACCATAGTAAACAATCATTCCTTTTTCAGTTTGGCTTTTCAACTGTACTTGCACGGTTATCAGCATTTACCATCATACTTGATTGCAGGTCTAAGAGATCTTGCAGATTTCCTGCCTGCTTCACTTGCTGCTATTGTCAGCTACTTTTCAGCAGAAATTACTCGTGGCATATGGAAGCCGGTTATGTTGAATGGAACAGACTGGCCAAGTCCAGCTGCAACACTTCCAGTAGTTGAATTTGAGATAAATGAAGTTCTTGCATCTGCTGGTGTTAATATCAACATCTCTTCTCAACCACGTATGTCACTGTCTGTTTCTGCAAATCATTAATTTCTGTTGCATACACCATCACTATCTTTATTTGTGTTAATCGCACATGTCTCTGATTTTGAATAATAAGATGAATGACATTTTGGATTCTGAGATCATGAACCTCACTCTCAAATGGTCATTTAATCCCTCTACAGGTTCAGTGATGCCAATGCTGCCATTGCCTATAGCAGCCCTAATCAGTTTATCGATAACAGTTAAGATGGAGAAATTTAATCACCTCCATGGAATCATTAGCCAAGGAATTGAAACTTGTGCAACATCTAGTTCATGGCCTAGCATGCAAATTATAGGTGCATTGTGGTCCCAGAAAGTACAGCATTGGCACGATTTTATAATCCTGACATGTTCCCAGTCCCCCTTCACTCGAGATAATACCGCGGTAGCTCAACTGATCAGGAGTTGCTTCACATCTTTCCTTGGGCCTTTGATTGATGGGCGTTCCTGCTACATAGAAAACAGAGGAGTTACTAATTTGCTGGGGAGGACTCTTGATGAAAGAACTCAACTCGTTATAGCGCCAGGATTTCTTTACATAAGATCTTGCCGGTTATTTCCAGACAACAATTTTGTTTGTGAAGAGATTTTGAAGTTGGTCATTGAGAGAGCCCGTGCACTAGCGAATGATTGTATTTCTGAAAGACCTGCTCATTTGAGATCAGACTGCATGCCACTCTCAGTTTCCTCATCCTTGGTAGAGCAGATGTCATCACTTGCAGCAACTATGCTTTGTCATGCTGGTGGGGTGACTTTGATCCGTCTCCTGTATGAGCATATTCTCCCCACTCTGCTTCTTTCAGCGGGAGAAGATAAGCTTGGTTCTGCTGGTCACGTATGCAGCTTATTTGAAGGATACGCACTAGCATACGTTCTCATCTGGTCTGGTGCCAGCATCTGGGGAGTGGGAGAAACCTCGCCAGCATACACTTCAATTTACACGTCAAAAAGGCAGCGGATTGTGGATAGGCACTTGGAGTTCATGGTCAAGGTAATGGAGGGTAACATAGTGCTGGGCTGCGGTGAGACCACTTGGAGGTCCTATGTTCTCTGTTTTGTCGGGTTGCTGGTTGACTTTGTGCCAGCATGGATTCTCGAAGTGAAGCTGGAGACACTACAGAAATTGGCTTCTGGGCTTCGGAGGAAATGGCACAAGGGTGATCTCGCCCTCGCTTTGCTTGAGCGAGGGGGAAGTAAGACTGTGACTTCGGTGGTTGAATCGCTTATGTGACACGCTGATGCTGAATTTTTAGTACAGTTTTCATGACACCACCTTAGTCCATGCACACATAACATGTTACTAATCTGAAATTCAGTCCATCAGAAAAATGGACAGTACAGTTTAACAGGAGCTTGCATGTTGTTCATATTGTCGATCAGCTAAGGGTACGCTAAAGAGGACGCCGCAGCAGTTAGTTTTATATAGTTGTATACACTTCCGTTGGTAATTAACAAACATGTCATTTATGAAGTTCTTATTATGGCAGTCATTTATATCGGGTGCATAAAATGTATGGAACAATGAGAACACTTCTGTGTTAGAAAATATCTTCTGCCATTGCTGctcgtttttcttttttttttttttgaaaaaaagaatgtGAGTCAATAGCTGTGAAatcatttttctcctaaaaggaaaaa
This sequence is a window from Setaria italica strain Yugu1 chromosome III, Setaria_italica_v2.0, whole genome shotgun sequence. Protein-coding genes within it:
- the LOC101770519 gene encoding mediator of RNA polymerase II transcription subunit 33A isoform X3, whose amino-acid sequence is MILGQHVRYCEVLVACARVCWPLSGFYPRCGHPGQDRPENFNYLLRKLQLLGALKSKNVLPAYILLDSLTMNIQNVISTGYQLDRSRLLGVLVSTQPCSSSAFNIFGAGKGSCWVPFDMFMENAMDGRHLHAISSVEFLTELSKTFKVLNRATWQETFQALWISALRLVQQGPAALEGPFPHLYSRLCMLLAIIPLSIATIVNEEVDKLDGGMVAAIKGELVSSLQILVQFSGLLSPPPAAMHLANSAARKAAVVLSNLKSGNENMYSYSKDSSSIKTVGNMIHLIVEACIARNLVDTSAYFWPGYVVALEESSQAQESPWSSLIEGSPLMELKDALMVTPASSVAELEKLYSFALSGSEEEKLVASKVLCGASLLRGWNIQEHVVQMVLKLLSTFLPLDSRSDERYLQHMPMLHALILGISSVDAVHILSMYGLVPEVAAMLMPLCEIFGSLPASGHRSCNFEEASVYSVFSCAFLSLLRLWKFHRPPIENALSRRGVSVWSEPRLDFLLLLRNSRSALKNLSNVSKSSIFQLDPSLQKPVYIDSFPKLRAWYLQNQACIASTLSSAYNRTNVLQVANIILKIICRKISKGGVLSVNPQSTSNSSMSSPLPGVQEDECQWPTVPAWEVLEAVPFVLEAVLTACAHGRLSSRDLVTGLRDLADFLPASLAAIVSYFSAEITRGIWKPVMLNGTDWPSPAATLPVVEFEINEVLASAGVNINISSQPRSVMPMLPLPIAALISLSITVKMEKFNHLHGIISQGIETCATSSSWPSMQIIGALWSQKVQHWHDFIILTCSQSPFTRDNTAVAQLIRSCFTSFLGPLIDGRSCYIENRGVTNLLGRTLDERTQLVIAPGFLYIRSCRLFPDNNFVCEEILKLVIERARALANDCISERPAHLRSDCMPLSVSSSLVEQMSSLAATMLCHAGGVTLIRLLYEHILPTLLLSAGEDKLGSAGHVCSLFEGYALAYVLIWSGASIWGVGETSPAYTSIYTSKRQRIVDRHLEFMVKVMEGNIVLGCGETTWRSYVLCFVGLLVDFVPAWILEVKLETLQKLASGLRRKWHKGDLALALLERGGSKTVTSVVESLM
- the LOC101770519 gene encoding mediator of RNA polymerase II transcription subunit 33A isoform X1; the protein is MAADAADLERRVMAAVKASAARGDPPLLQAAEASRCAREAAASASASASCGLALAEALVANLCFAHNTGAMWKLLDQAMSSRLVHPLHTLALLTPRVVPNRREQPEAYRLYLELLGRYAVAPVYPECTERKSILAKSIDDAMQLAHRYGFQHLDFGHAVILFVLGLVEMLIDCILDDYGLLNISSHEHDNIYTKNMDFDGKGILLDRGSEHREHLRRKNILMSIEVVEKATANKIAQVFLRLVYLNTPENFNYLLRKLQLLGALKSKNVLPAYILLDSLTMNIQNVISTGYQLDRSRLLGVLVSTQPCSSSAFNIFGAGKGSCWVPFDMFMENAMDGRHLHAISSVEFLTELSKTFKVLNRATWQETFQALWISALRLVQQGPAALEGPFPHLYSRLCMLLAIIPLSIATIVNEEVDKLDGGMVAAIKGELVSSLQILVQFSGLLSPPPAAMHLANSAARKAAVVLSNLKSGNENMYSYSKDSSSIKTVGNMIHLIVEACIARNLVDTSAYFWPGYVVALEESSQAQESPWSSLIEGSPLMELKDALMVTPASSVAELEKLYSFALSGSEEEKLVASKVLCGASLLRGWNIQEHVVQMVLKLLSTFLPLDSRSDERYLQHMPMLHALILGISSVDAVHILSMYGLVPEVAAMLMPLCEIFGSLPASGHRSCNFEEASVYSVFSCAFLSLLRLWKFHRPPIENALSRRGVSVWSEPRLDFLLLLRNSRSALKNLSNVSKSSIFQLDPSLQKPVYIDSFPKLRAWYLQNQACIASTLSSAYNRTNVLQVANIILKIICRKISKGGVLSVNPQSTSNSSMSSPLPGVQEDECQWPTVPAWEVLEAVPFVLEAVLTACAHGRLSSRDLVTGLRDLADFLPASLAAIVSYFSAEITRGIWKPVMLNGTDWPSPAATLPVVEFEINEVLASAGVNINISSQPRSVMPMLPLPIAALISLSITVKMEKFNHLHGIISQGIETCATSSSWPSMQIIGALWSQKVQHWHDFIILTCSQSPFTRDNTAVAQLIRSCFTSFLGPLIDGRSCYIENRGVTNLLGRTLDERTQLVIAPGFLYIRSCRLFPDNNFVCEEILKLVIERARALANDCISERPAHLRSDCMPLSVSSSLVEQMSSLAATMLCHAGGVTLIRLLYEHILPTLLLSAGEDKLGSAGHVCSLFEGYALAYVLIWSGASIWGVGETSPAYTSIYTSKRQRIVDRHLEFMVKVMEGNIVLGCGETTWRSYVLCFVGLLVDFVPAWILEVKLETLQKLASGLRRKWHKGDLALALLERGGSKTVTSVVESLM
- the LOC101770519 gene encoding mediator of RNA polymerase II transcription subunit 33A isoform X2 translates to MAADAADLERRVMAAVKASAARGDPPLLQAAEASRCAREAAASASASASCGLALAEALVANLCFAHNTGAMWKLLDQAMSSRLVHPLHTLALLTPRVVPNRREQPEAYRLYLELLGRYAVAPVYPECTERKSMGSEHREHLRRKNILMSIEVVEKATANKIAQVFLRLVYLNTPENFNYLLRKLQLLGALKSKNVLPAYILLDSLTMNIQNVISTGYQLDRSRLLGVLVSTQPCSSSAFNIFGAGKGSCWVPFDMFMENAMDGRHLHAISSVEFLTELSKTFKVLNRATWQETFQALWISALRLVQQGPAALEGPFPHLYSRLCMLLAIIPLSIATIVNEEVDKLDGGMVAAIKGELVSSLQILVQFSGLLSPPPAAMHLANSAARKAAVVLSNLKSGNENMYSYSKDSSSIKTVGNMIHLIVEACIARNLVDTSAYFWPGYVVALEESSQAQESPWSSLIEGSPLMELKDALMVTPASSVAELEKLYSFALSGSEEEKLVASKVLCGASLLRGWNIQEHVVQMVLKLLSTFLPLDSRSDERYLQHMPMLHALILGISSVDAVHILSMYGLVPEVAAMLMPLCEIFGSLPASGHRSCNFEEASVYSVFSCAFLSLLRLWKFHRPPIENALSRRGVSVWSEPRLDFLLLLRNSRSALKNLSNVSKSSIFQLDPSLQKPVYIDSFPKLRAWYLQNQACIASTLSSAYNRTNVLQVANIILKIICRKISKGGVLSVNPQSTSNSSMSSPLPGVQEDECQWPTVPAWEVLEAVPFVLEAVLTACAHGRLSSRDLVTGLRDLADFLPASLAAIVSYFSAEITRGIWKPVMLNGTDWPSPAATLPVVEFEINEVLASAGVNINISSQPRSVMPMLPLPIAALISLSITVKMEKFNHLHGIISQGIETCATSSSWPSMQIIGALWSQKVQHWHDFIILTCSQSPFTRDNTAVAQLIRSCFTSFLGPLIDGRSCYIENRGVTNLLGRTLDERTQLVIAPGFLYIRSCRLFPDNNFVCEEILKLVIERARALANDCISERPAHLRSDCMPLSVSSSLVEQMSSLAATMLCHAGGVTLIRLLYEHILPTLLLSAGEDKLGSAGHVCSLFEGYALAYVLIWSGASIWGVGETSPAYTSIYTSKRQRIVDRHLEFMVKVMEGNIVLGCGETTWRSYVLCFVGLLVDFVPAWILEVKLETLQKLASGLRRKWHKGDLALALLERGGSKTVTSVVESLM